In Augochlora pura isolate Apur16 chromosome 3, APUR_v2.2.1, whole genome shotgun sequence, the sequence ttgtatcgtCTCGATTTTCACGAACTAACCAAATCGTTTCAACTTTCCTGTCGCGAGATAATCCTCTCGATCCCGACAAATTGACCGAATCATTTCCGTAACACGTCGCAGCCGTATCGATAATAACAAAATGTCTGGAATCGTTCGTTCCTCTTTCTCCAATGGTCGTAATCGTTCCGATTTTCCTGAAACGGTTTCGGTCTGCGTGAAACGTCTCGCCGTGAAATGAGTctacgagagagagaagtagcCGGACTTAATTAAACGTCCCGCGGAGTCAAAGGACATCGTCGAGGGCCCGGCGAcggcgattttattttaatcggtCGGTCGACGTCGAGCCGGTAGTTAGCGAGGACCCCCTATCGCTCTCATTTCGGCTGCAGCGAGGGGTGAAACGCAGCGCTGAAGATATATTGAGAGAGGGTGACTGCTGCGTGCTCCCCGAGCGAGCGGGATCGATAGAACACATGCGCCTTGCGGCACAGATTCCGACCCGAATCGCGCGTTCAACAGCTTTCCGAGAGAGTTGTACACAAAAGCCGTCCAGTTTCCTGGCTCCGTGTCCCACGATCTGACCAAGCTGTCGGGAGTACGGCTCGCGGACGGCAATTCCGTTTCGCCGATTGTTCTTCCGTCGTTTGACGTTGTTCGAACCCCGTTCGAACGCCGCCTTCTCTCGTACGGTTTTCCCGAAACCTCTCTCTGCTGGACCTGTGATTCGGTGAGTTTAGAGCAGCCCTCTCAAGTGTTACcttattacaaaaaataattccatccTTAACTATTCTTCgctaatattaacccttcgcactccgcgccatcatggatgttacctaaccagcgcttataaacatttatattattctatagtatacgttatacatgtatatatgtatatgtatataatattattataataatattcgatttatatgaatttgtagacatcgagaaatagttgcaaatcgctattAAACTTTAacgtttagtcatatactagaattgtTCCCTGAGATGGGACAACgcagtacaaagggttaatatcgaatattttcgtgacAATGATCGCGAAGATTGGAGATCCGTCTAAATTGGATAAAATTGTCTGAGAAATGTTATCCGtcgatttcaaatatttgctcGTCGAGGCGCTGTTCAGAAACAATGTAGAaagtttagaatattttacgaaacaaTGTTCTGTGCGCGCATcgtttattaatatcgatatcGATCTTGATAATGGACTTTTAAATTGACGTTGCACGAACAGCCCGTGCGGAGAACAGTCTGTCCGTCAGAACGTATCTGTTTATTCAGAACGGTCCATTATTAGCAAAATGGTTTCTTCCTTATGGTCTCCGTTAGGTTCCCTCCAAACATCGCCCCCGTGTCTTTTCGTTCAATTTCATTCCGCATAATTgagatattcaatttaattatacagttgcattaaccctttacggacGATGACTTTTTCGACCAAGCGAGGTAGCAGTACGAAATGATTTTCTCAACTGTGTCGAGTgtcttgtatacaaattattttaatctgtatctaatacaaatataatttgtatacgattatattcaactttatacaattatataatttctatacaattatcttaaattgtatataatgcaagtgtaatttatgtacaattatatgtaattatatacaattacataatttatatacaaatatcttaatttgtatataatgcaaatacaatttatatgcaattatatacaattatataatttatatacaaatatcttACTTTGTATATAAtgcaaatacaatttatatgcaattataaacaattatataatttacatacaattatcttaaattatcttaaatgcAAATACagtttatatgcaattatatacaattatcttaaattgtatataatacaaatataattgacatacaattatatgcaACCATGTACaatcgtataatttatatagaaattatcttaacattaACACCGAACTGCGAAGCGAAACGATAGTCGCCTCTCgcccgcaaagggttaatcggtTAAAGAATATAAGGTTTCGAAAAGTGCCCCGACGTCGCAGAATCCCGCGTGTTTTCGAGCTCGAGATTCCCGTCGCGCATTAAGGAACGTCGACACCTGATCGGTATTACTTAATCGAGCCCCCCGCTTCCTGTTCCCTGATAATTGCGCTAACTCGCGGCCGCCGTAATCTCTATTTATAGTCATGAAATAACATCGACGCGGCCTTTATACTCCACATCGGAGTCCGCGGGCGTTTAGAATCGGGCGCCGTCGAAATCCCTTGGACAAAGTCTAACGTCCGAGCGTCCCGACGgctttcataaattaaaacgatCGCTCGGGGCTGTTGATACAGCGCAGTCATTCCCAGTCACGTAGAAGCATTTGTTATaggtatttttaaatcgacgGACATTTCGAAATTGTCGAAACGCCTGTCGCGGAATTCTTTGGGCGGAACAAATAATTTACCGTTCTtgaattttaacactttgccgaccgctaacctataaatcggctctTTCCACCGAccggtaacctataaatcggttgTCACAGTAACCATTAATGTTCTAtctattattgcaataaatatgttatattgtactaccgcgagcttcaatattatcgtataaccttagaaatattaaatatctttcacgattagtaaaatacataaaatcaaaGTAGGAAcggtttaaccccttaccgtactttgacgagtccgacacgcgatggaaattactagtaataaattattaagtatggatgttatccTATTCGtcaaaattggaataaaattctaatctcttgTCATTAACATTTAAGTATTCTAGTAAAtacaggcacggaataaatattaatgttcctgatctaaaaataaaaatataaaaatataaaaattcctaatctcagtaactgtgaagaaaatacGTACGGCAGGGGGTTAACATTgatctaaatttttacgaccgaatgaccggtcgctaaagcgttaaaataatttttaaataatttttaaataaccgtGAAGATGCATAGGCGTGTATGTACGTGTATGTTTGGCCGTAATGAATTTTCGGGCGTAATGAAATTCGTTCTTTTTCCGACGATGACTCGATACTTCCGGACGCGACGAAGCAGGCCACGAGATACCACCGCCCGGCAGATAGAACGTAATCATTTGGAAGTGCAGCGATGCACGGGTTCCCGCGGCCAGTATTGTCGAGCGAAAGATAACACCTGCAATCTTGTCGGCTCGTCGGATTTATAGCAGCTGATTGGATTGTAACGCATTTGATTGTCGAGATCCGGAAACCGACAATGATCGATCAGGAAGACTTAAGAACGATCGCATCGTGTTCTATTTGTGCCTCGAACTTGGTTAAGGGGACGATAAAAATTAGTCTGCGAATTTGATACGCTTATGGTAATAAGCTTAAATACATACTTAAATATAGTAtgtagtatatagtatatttaatatttaatattaaatataatatgtagtacataatatatttaatatttaatattaaatataatatgtagtacatagtatatttaatatagtaaaaataatgaaagaattcAGCGCTATTGTTATATTACTCTCAACacgttaaaatgattaagaatagaaataaattcctacGTATCCTTTGCACTGTAAAATTAGCGCAgccaatttttaatttctataaaaaccCGTCGtcgtaatagtaataatagtaataatcgTAGCACTATTCGctaaaattttagaaactaATCAAAGAGTGATttttttctgataaaattCTACGAACGTCGATCGGTCAACACAGAAtcgcattaaaaaatcgtcgataAACGTCCGATAAGATTGCCCCAACGACTGAAAGGTAAATCGTGGCTCGTACAGGTGCGGCACACtgtgtattaattaatgaatttaggTGTACACAGGTCTCGGGTCTCTCGCGAGGTGTTTGCGTAATTCAGCAGCAGTCGATCAGACGCGATCATCGATGACCCTCGATTCCTCGTTAAAGCGTCACCGTGAATCCGCGCGTAGGGTGGAGCGCCTACACGGGAATCATGTTGAATCGATATGTATATCCGCGCGTTACTTGACCCCAAAACGTCACCGGGGTGTCAAACGCTAATAGCGTGAACGGTTGCCTCTCTCGCGCCGTTTTCTTACATTGTATCAAATCCTGGGTTCAACTTGACCGTGACACGCGATCACCGGGGCGCGCTCTGTGTGCGCTGTCTTAAAAGACGTTGAAACGTTTACAGAACCTCTCGAAAACAGCCGACAGTTTCGCACGAACAATTCGGACCGTGAAAGTTAATTGGCCGCGCGTCGATTCCTGTAAATTCGACGAGGCGCGtctgattaaccccttgccgtattttaaccctttggagcACGGTGGGGTCAAAAATGTTCcacctttttaatttatggaaCTATTTAAGTCTCATTCTACATTTtcagttgaattattatttatttatatttttatatgctttcaataagaaaatatcaattttgtttcgttaaaatttcgaCAATATCTAAAagtaaagtgttaaagaacagaataacaaccatacttaattatttattaccagtaatttccatcgcgagtcggactcgttaaagtacgtcaaggggttaaagacaAATGTAAGTGCTAGTCAACGCATTttaaaggagcgatagtgcaaagGGGTTGATCGTTTAGAAGACGTTTCGACTCGATGGTTTACGATCCCCGAACTTCCAGGACCAAGCATGCAAGCGGAGAAAACCGACACCGAGACCGAGAAGGTCGAGAAGAACCACGTCGCGGAGAAGAACGAGGCCAAGGTCGAGAAAAACGACGCCGATAAGGAGCCAGCCGAGGAGACCGTCGCGAACAAAACGGCGAACTTGAAGATCGAAGATGACACCGGAAGCTCGACGCCGAGCAGTCCCGGCGCCGCCCAGCCCGGCAGCTTCGTGGCCAATTTCAAAGCTTTCTCGAAATTCGGCGACTCGAAGAGCGACGGCAAGCTGATCACTCTGAGTCAGAGCGACAAATGGATGAAGCAAGCCAGAGTGATCGACGGAAAGAAGATCACCACCACCGACACGGGGATTTACTTCAAAAAACAGAAGCAAGTATACCCGTTTATCGCTGTATCGGTTTTACGACCAACAACACGTCGTTATGCAAAATTGAATCAGTTGGAGGacgttcttaatttttttttttaattctttcaagcATTCGCAGTTTATTGCTGGTTGACTTTGTGTGCCTTTTTTTAGAAGAGAAAAGTTGTAGAATACGATTATTTGactaattattaaagcaatttttaattaataagaatatgtCTGGGAATAATACTTGGACTTTTTTATTcttagaaaattctattttctattctatctatatttcttattaGTCTGGTCAAAAGCCTTTGGTCATAGTTTGAAGATTTTAATCCAAAGCGTATTCAGTCCACTatagattaaccctttgcactcgaaactgttttaaatctaaatattttttctgatCATTACCCAttttattcctattttatacgacttaatatattttaagtcTTTCAAATGAAAAAAGCTTTAacaacgtaaaaattattttggaacgtgatggaacaatttttaacgctATATAACATATTGTTAGCACTATAGATCTCCTATAACACTGCCGATTTTCCGTCAACAGATCGATGAAGCTGGGGATAGAACAGTACAAAGCCTTCTTGGACGAGCTGGCGAAAGCGAAGAAGGTCGACTTGGCGGagatgaagaagaaaatgGGAACCTGCGGATCTCCAGGAGTGACGAGCAGCACCGCGGTGAGCATTTCGTATCGTGTACCAATTCTGCAAGTAGTTTCTCAACCGCGTGCCAACGTAGCGAATCGGCGAAGTCGCGGGGCCGCGCATTATGTAAACGTTAATCGATACCTATAAGCTGGTCcgcgattttataaattaatctagGCAAAGGTAACGCGCCCGTTACCTTTCACGGCCTTGTCTGCCTCGCTATCGACACCGACGATTTACGATGTCATCGCGACCCGACCTTACCGAGCCACGGCCGACGGTAATAAATCTTAAACGAGCGAACGGCTACGCCCACGAATCGCAATCCTCTGCCTAATCAGCCGAagcatttttttcaatttgttgaaCGCCCGTTCGGCGAATCCTCCATCGCCGTTTTTAACCCGATCAATGACGACCGTTCCAACCGtcgctaataaataattatcgcggTATTCCCCCCCACCCCGATTCTCGGCGACCCCATTCCGTTCGATCCTCTTCTGTCCCATCATATTTCAGATTTCTCCCTGTACTTCTATTCCGCGCCACGGTTTCCCAATCTCTTTTGGCACGCAGCCAGAATTAAGATGCACGGTAGACACGTTTTTTTTGTAGAATCGCACTGCGGCGATTCTCTTCTGCATCCACCTAAGACAAAACGCTGTTTATACCTGTTCCTGCGCATTCTTTGCAAAGCATTTCTATGTCGTTTTCGTTAGCCATTGTCGATATCTATTATTCATTAGGTTGCGCAATAAATCCGTCCGTGGACTTTCGACACCTAAGAAAAGACGAGTTCagatgaattttgaaatacgGTGCTGTTTCTATGAAACTCGGCTGAAAGTATCTTCTTTCAGACAGGTAGTTGATAGACGTTTTGAGAAATTAAGTGTGATCgttttgagaaattaaaagcaATCGACCTCTGACAACAAGGGgtttacaatgtttttaaagtaaaagttTGGATGGATTTTAAAATACGTTCCCGTAGCGCTATTTCTGTGTAGTTTAGGTTCAATGAAAGCTGGAAGTGCCTACTTTAAGGCAAGGTAGATCGTGTTGTAATAAAACGGCGCGATCgttttgagaaattaaaagcaATCGACCTGTGACGTCGAGGGGTCCGCAAGGTTTGAAAGTAAAAGTTCGGATGGATTTTAAAATACGTTCTCGCAGCGCTGTTTCTATGCGGTTTAGCTTAAATGAACGCtggaagtgtctactttaaggcAAGGTAGATTGAACTCGATTGGatagggtaaattagattgtATAATAAGCCCGTTCGCGTCAACGACCGCACGCTACTGTATCTTCTTACAAGAAAACACGAACGGATTTGTTACACAACCTGATATCTGTTACTATCGCGACTATAATGAGATTTTCATTACCCCCAGGCCGGAAAGGCAGCCTCCGCGGTGGACAGGCTCACGGACGTCAGCAAGTACACCGGCTCCCACAAGCAGCGCTTCGATCAGACCGGAAAGGGCAAGGGGATCGCGGGCCGGAAGGACTTACCTGACGAATCCGGCTACGTGCAGGGCTACCAAAACAAGGACACCTACAACAAGGCCCATTAACCCTCGTCCGCTAGTTCCAGCGATGCCTTCGACACTCTGTTGTCCCGTCCACGTattccgcgcgacgcgatcgcgCCTTGTGTCCGTCGGGTTGTCGCGCCGGTGTTCGTTCCGACGATTGCCGATTAGCACC encodes:
- the Ringer gene encoding tubulin polymerization-promoting protein ringmaker codes for the protein MQAEKTDTETEKVEKNHVAEKNEAKVEKNDADKEPAEETVANKTANLKIEDDTGSSTPSSPGAAQPGSFVANFKAFSKFGDSKSDGKLITLSQSDKWMKQARVIDGKKITTTDTGIYFKKQKSMKLGIEQYKAFLDELAKAKKVDLAEMKKKMGTCGSPGVTSSTAAGKAASAVDRLTDVSKYTGSHKQRFDQTGKGKGIAGRKDLPDESGYVQGYQNKDTYNKAH